A genomic region of Nostoc sp. UHCC 0702 contains the following coding sequences:
- a CDS encoding WecB/TagA/CpsF family glycosyltransferase: MFKQPKAFSVLGIPVHVMSNYPGWLLECLQQSKGTHVVTLNAEMTMQAERNTALAKVIQDAELVIPDGAGVVLYLRWLFWQKVQRCPGIELAEILLREIGQQQPNTKVFFYGGAPGVATLAAEYWQQQTPTLNIAGTHSGYHSPEEEEQLKQTLVQLQPQVIFVGLGVPRQELWIAENRHLCPQAIWIGVGGSFDIWSGTKTRAPAWLGKNNLEWLYRLYQEPWRWRRMLALPEFALKAFVYRLTARGAIS; the protein is encoded by the coding sequence ATGTTTAAACAGCCTAAAGCGTTTTCAGTACTGGGGATACCAGTTCATGTCATGAGTAACTATCCAGGCTGGTTGCTAGAATGCTTGCAACAAAGCAAAGGTACTCATGTAGTTACTCTCAATGCAGAAATGACTATGCAGGCAGAGCGGAATACCGCCCTTGCCAAAGTGATTCAAGATGCCGAGCTAGTGATTCCAGATGGCGCGGGAGTAGTTCTGTATTTGCGGTGGCTTTTCTGGCAAAAAGTTCAACGTTGTCCAGGGATTGAACTAGCAGAAATACTCCTGCGAGAAATTGGACAACAGCAGCCAAATACAAAGGTATTTTTCTATGGCGGAGCGCCTGGAGTGGCTACACTAGCGGCAGAATATTGGCAGCAGCAAACTCCCACTTTGAACATAGCGGGTACTCACTCCGGTTATCATTCTCCAGAAGAAGAAGAGCAATTAAAACAAACTCTTGTGCAATTGCAGCCACAAGTAATTTTTGTGGGTTTGGGAGTGCCACGTCAAGAATTATGGATTGCCGAAAACCGTCATTTATGTCCTCAAGCCATTTGGATTGGTGTCGGTGGTAGTTTCGATATTTGGTCGGGGACAAAAACTCGCGCTCCCGCCTGGTTAGGAAAAAATAATTTGGAATGGCTGTATCGGCTTTATCAAGAACCTTGGCGTTGGCGGCGGATGTTAGCTTTGCCAGAGTTTGCATTGAAAGCTTTTGTTTATCGGTTAACTGCAAGGGGTGCAATTAGTTAA
- a CDS encoding Tab2/Atab2 family RNA-binding protein, with product MRIWQADFYRSPQQNASGQVLWELSICDATRNFEYAATCPQSAANSSWVAAQIQLAAGEKLPDVIQVFRPQSLSLIQAAGRNLGINVEPTRHTLALKQWLQEKQYTLVLDKPPPMPLPDNLWGEEWRFATLQAGELVDVFAERLIPVLYMPEFLKPINLGLASTLPVPGVVIYGGRRSLRLAKWLQEAQPVALNYIAGAPDGLILEAGLADRWVVATFADAEVAAAAKVYEQRKQQSHGLHFLLVQPDDSGMTYSGFWLLQQED from the coding sequence ATGCGTATATGGCAAGCTGATTTTTATCGTAGTCCGCAACAAAATGCATCTGGACAAGTGTTATGGGAGTTGTCGATTTGTGATGCAACTCGTAACTTTGAATATGCAGCTACCTGTCCTCAGTCAGCAGCGAATTCGAGTTGGGTTGCTGCTCAAATTCAGCTTGCAGCTGGTGAAAAATTGCCAGATGTGATTCAAGTATTTCGCCCTCAGTCTTTGAGTTTAATTCAGGCGGCTGGACGCAATTTAGGTATTAATGTTGAACCGACTCGTCACACTTTGGCATTGAAGCAGTGGTTGCAAGAAAAACAATATACTTTGGTGCTGGATAAACCACCACCCATGCCCTTACCAGACAACTTGTGGGGGGAAGAATGGCGTTTTGCTACACTCCAAGCTGGTGAACTTGTGGATGTATTTGCAGAACGCTTAATCCCCGTTTTATATATGCCAGAATTCCTCAAACCCATCAATCTAGGTTTAGCGTCAACACTTCCTGTACCTGGTGTAGTAATCTATGGAGGTAGGCGATCGCTACGTTTAGCAAAGTGGTTACAAGAAGCACAACCAGTAGCGTTGAATTACATAGCTGGTGCGCCGGATGGCTTAATATTAGAAGCTGGTTTGGCAGATAGATGGGTTGTAGCAACTTTTGCAGATGCAGAAGTTGCTGCTGCTGCTAAAGTTTACGAACAGCGAAAACAGCAAAGTCACGGACTACATTTTTTGCTGGTGCAACCTGATGATTCAGGGATGACTTATAGCGGCTTTTGGTTATTGCAGCAAGAAGATTAA
- the dcm gene encoding DNA (cytosine-5-)-methyltransferase, translated as MYKVRFVDLFSGIGGIRLAFEQASRSLDIESECVLSSEINKDAQLVYEKNFGYTPLGDIRLLDKLPEHEVLLAGFPCQSFSHAGKKEGFGDTRGTLFFEITRLLDTYKPQAFIFENVRGLYSHDKGRTLATIKHEITKRGYSFNTFLLNSANFELPQNRVRIYLVGILNATPTFDLISDVGPKDSHSYNPQQLSLFSPLKKNVTVADILEDNPDRKYDCSPEFIQALNRIFNHDLNRLHGVRLIDYRGGNSIHSWQLGLRGECSLEEIALMNRFILKRRNKEFGHEQDGKLLTQEQIASFCDYPHLEEILNSLVTKKYLKLINGKYKPVSGNFSFEVYKFVDPNKISVTLVASDANRLGVYHNQRVRRLTPREAARLQGFPDNFILHQNDDKAYFQLGNSVSINVVKAVAEEVIVKIFSHSKKQRNKSEPIFV; from the coding sequence ATGTATAAAGTTCGGTTTGTTGATTTATTTTCAGGAATAGGAGGAATTAGATTAGCCTTTGAACAGGCATCTCGTTCCTTAGATATAGAAAGCGAATGTGTTTTAAGTAGTGAAATTAATAAAGATGCTCAACTAGTTTATGAAAAAAACTTCGGATACACACCTTTAGGTGACATCCGACTTCTAGATAAACTACCAGAACATGAAGTTTTATTAGCTGGATTTCCCTGTCAGTCCTTTTCTCATGCTGGTAAAAAAGAAGGTTTTGGTGATACCAGAGGCACACTATTCTTTGAAATTACTCGATTATTAGATACATATAAACCACAAGCTTTTATTTTTGAAAATGTCCGTGGTCTTTACAGTCATGACAAAGGAAGAACTCTGGCAACAATTAAACACGAAATCACAAAACGAGGTTACAGCTTTAATACTTTTTTACTCAACAGTGCCAATTTTGAATTACCACAAAACCGTGTCAGAATTTATCTAGTAGGAATTTTAAACGCTACTCCCACATTTGATTTAATTTCTGATGTCGGGCCGAAAGATTCCCATTCTTACAACCCTCAGCAGCTATCTTTGTTTTCACCACTAAAAAAGAATGTGACTGTTGCTGATATTTTGGAAGATAATCCCGATAGAAAATATGATTGTTCGCCAGAGTTTATCCAAGCCTTGAATCGAATATTTAATCATGATTTAAATCGGTTACATGGTGTGAGACTTATTGATTATCGGGGTGGAAACTCGATTCATTCTTGGCAATTAGGATTACGTGGTGAGTGTAGTCTTGAAGAAATCGCATTGATGAACCGTTTCATCTTAAAGAGACGAAATAAAGAATTTGGTCATGAACAAGATGGTAAATTATTAACTCAGGAACAAATAGCTAGTTTTTGCGATTATCCCCATCTTGAAGAAATTTTGAATTCGTTAGTTACTAAAAAATATCTGAAATTAATTAATGGCAAATATAAACCTGTATCTGGCAACTTTTCATTTGAAGTTTATAAGTTTGTTGATCCAAATAAAATTTCTGTCACCTTAGTTGCTAGTGATGCCAATAGATTGGGTGTTTATCATAATCAAAGAGTCCGGCGATTAACTCCCCGCGAGGCAGCAAGGTTGCAAGGTTTTCCTGATAATTTTATACTTCATCAAAATGATGATAAGGCTTATTTTCAACTAGGGAATTCTGTAAGCATTAATGTTGTTAAAGCTGTGGCTGAGGAAGTGATAGTAAAAATTTTCTCCCACAGTAAAAAACAGAGAAATAAATCTGAACCAATATTTGTTTAA
- a CDS encoding restriction endonuclease — MFWPSELSKQEAELSIIPKLIETQDQFIAILSIKATSLDALFQIIESSSLSANLFLKHLLVLADFGGEMLQRLNSQFNSLFPSRRLDFLWNTQSYSYNFRVLPVRGQLNNSKLGITGKKIIQKQPLSELHKDIIAVILFGSSFTDEKASEILAKCEIGNYIGLPDKLQKFIKQRYIWVSRITAGSQSNTLGQITQAFVKKYLEDNLDVPSVNIKPNGYLPGVSHREDNNPTTFDIVVSKAEKYVAIEVSFQVTTNSVIERKAGQAKARFEQIETLGYKIGYVLDGAGNFQRDNALRIITSYSHCTVAFSREELDVLCSFLKEYLV, encoded by the coding sequence ATGTTTTGGCCTTCAGAATTATCAAAACAAGAAGCAGAACTGAGTATAATTCCAAAACTTATAGAAACTCAAGACCAATTTATTGCCATTCTAAGCATTAAGGCTACTAGTTTAGATGCTTTATTTCAAATTATTGAATCCTCAAGTTTGTCAGCAAATTTATTTTTGAAACATTTGCTCGTTCTAGCTGACTTTGGAGGGGAAATGCTTCAGCGATTAAACAGTCAATTTAATTCTCTTTTTCCTTCGAGAAGGCTAGATTTCTTATGGAATACACAAAGTTACTCTTATAATTTTCGAGTTTTGCCTGTTCGAGGTCAACTCAATAATAGTAAACTTGGTATTACTGGTAAAAAGATAATACAAAAACAACCTCTTTCTGAACTTCACAAAGACATAATAGCTGTAATTTTATTTGGCAGTAGTTTTACAGATGAAAAAGCGTCAGAGATTTTAGCAAAATGTGAAATCGGCAACTATATAGGACTACCAGATAAATTACAAAAATTTATTAAACAAAGATATATATGGGTTAGTCGAATTACTGCTGGTTCTCAATCAAATACTTTAGGGCAGATTACCCAAGCCTTTGTAAAAAAATATTTAGAAGACAATCTTGATGTTCCAAGCGTTAATATCAAGCCAAATGGATATTTGCCAGGTGTAAGCCATAGAGAAGATAATAATCCAACAACCTTTGATATTGTAGTTTCTAAAGCAGAAAAGTATGTAGCAATAGAAGTTAGTTTTCAAGTAACTACAAATAGTGTAATTGAGCGAAAAGCTGGACAAGCAAAAGCTAGGTTTGAGCAAATTGAAACACTTGGATATAAAATAGGTTATGTCTTGGATGGTGCTGGCAACTTTCAAAGAGATAATGCCCTAAGAATAATTACTTCATATAGTCATTGCACAGTAGCATTTTCTCGTGAAGAACTTGATGTACTTTGTAGTTTTTTAAAGGAATACCTGGTGTAA
- a CDS encoding response regulator transcription factor — MSKIRIALIEDHDLTRVGIRTALLQKEEIEVVGEAANAAEGLKMLRMVQPDIAIVDIGLPDKDGIELTRELKSTANGEEPPTRVLILTLQDNKEAVLAAFAAGADSYCMKDIKFDNLLEAVRVTYNGNAWIDPAIARIVLQQAQQNPPSLQTTVADNKNLTQNPDFLENQEIIDPYTLTERELEVLQLIVEGCSNAMIAERLYITVGTVKTHVRNILNKLCADDRTQAAVRALRSGLVG; from the coding sequence ATGAGTAAAATTCGTATTGCTCTGATTGAAGATCATGACCTCACCCGTGTGGGTATTCGGACAGCACTGCTGCAAAAGGAAGAAATTGAAGTTGTGGGAGAAGCTGCCAATGCCGCGGAAGGGCTGAAAATGTTAAGAATGGTACAACCAGATATTGCGATCGTCGATATCGGTTTACCGGATAAGGATGGTATTGAACTCACGCGGGAATTAAAATCTACTGCTAATGGAGAAGAACCGCCAACGCGGGTGTTAATTTTAACATTGCAAGACAATAAAGAAGCAGTACTGGCAGCCTTTGCAGCTGGGGCAGATTCCTACTGTATGAAGGATATCAAGTTTGATAATTTGCTGGAAGCAGTACGAGTCACTTACAATGGCAACGCTTGGATTGATCCAGCGATCGCTCGGATTGTATTACAACAAGCCCAACAAAATCCCCCCTCACTGCAAACAACAGTAGCAGATAATAAAAACCTGACCCAAAATCCAGATTTTTTGGAAAATCAGGAAATTATTGACCCTTACACCCTGACAGAAAGGGAATTGGAAGTGTTACAGTTGATTGTCGAAGGTTGTAGCAATGCAATGATTGCAGAGCGCCTTTACATTACAGTCGGGACTGTGAAAACACATGTCCGGAATATTTTGAATAAGCTATGTGCCGATGACCGTACCCAAGCAGCAGTACGCGCCTTGCGTTCTGGATTGGTGGGATGA
- a CDS encoding M48 family metallopeptidase, whose translation MMNPKVLIANYRVWRRRWFYPFISVVVALSLCLTTPQPGKALDLIPFLLQGVQVFQLSNISANQEVDLGKQINQELVSSDVRLNRDPEINRYVQQIGRRLAANSDRPNLPYTFQVVQDNSINAFATLGGYVYVNTGLIKTADNEAELASVIAHEIGHIGGKHVVKQMQQKAVQSGLLTAAGLDRNSAVKIGVQLARDLPRSRKYEYEADQKGLRTLTRAGYSPSAMVSFMKKLLGKSSTPTFLSSHPGTSDRITALQRSIKAQPSSGQYGLDNTAYRANIRELL comes from the coding sequence ATGATGAACCCCAAAGTCTTGATTGCTAATTACCGTGTATGGCGGCGTCGCTGGTTTTATCCTTTTATTTCAGTGGTAGTTGCTTTGAGTTTGTGCTTAACTACACCCCAGCCTGGAAAAGCTCTAGATTTAATACCTTTTTTGTTACAGGGTGTTCAAGTATTTCAGCTTTCTAATATATCTGCTAACCAGGAAGTTGATCTAGGTAAGCAGATTAATCAGGAATTGGTGAGTAGTGATGTTCGACTGAATCGTGATCCTGAGATTAATCGGTATGTACAACAAATTGGTCGGCGTTTAGCAGCCAATAGCGATCGCCCCAACTTACCTTATACTTTTCAGGTAGTTCAAGATAACTCTATTAACGCTTTTGCTACTCTGGGAGGCTATGTTTATGTCAACACGGGTTTGATCAAAACCGCAGACAATGAAGCGGAACTAGCCAGTGTTATCGCCCATGAAATCGGTCATATTGGTGGAAAACACGTAGTCAAACAAATGCAGCAAAAAGCGGTGCAAAGTGGTCTATTAACAGCAGCGGGCTTAGACCGAAATTCTGCGGTGAAAATTGGTGTGCAGTTAGCGCGAGATTTACCTCGCAGTCGTAAATACGAATATGAGGCGGATCAAAAAGGTTTGAGAACTTTGACACGCGCTGGTTATTCCCCGTCTGCAATGGTTTCGTTTATGAAAAAGCTGTTGGGGAAAAGTTCTACTCCGACATTTTTGAGTTCTCACCCTGGCACAAGCGATCGCATTACTGCTTTGCAACGTTCCATTAAAGCCCAACCTAGCAGTGGGCAATATGGATTGGATAATACTGCTTATAGAGCTAATATCCGAGAATTACTCTAG
- a CDS encoding XisI protein: MDTLDKYRRIIKEVLVPYTQIPYSYADIKCQAVFDNENDNYLLITLGWDGVKRIHGCLVHIDIIDGKIWVQRDDTEDGVTYELVAAGIPKDKIVLGFHPPNVRQHTGYAVT, from the coding sequence ATGGATACCTTAGATAAATATCGACGTATTATTAAAGAAGTATTAGTACCCTACACACAAATTCCTTATTCCTACGCAGATATTAAATGTCAAGCAGTATTTGATAATGAAAATGACAACTATTTGCTGATAACTCTGGGTTGGGATGGTGTTAAGCGAATTCACGGTTGCTTAGTTCATATTGACATTATTGATGGCAAAATTTGGGTGCAACGGGATGATACAGAAGATGGCGTGACCTATGAATTAGTAGCAGCAGGCATTCCTAAAGATAAAATTGTCTTGGGATTTCACCCGCCCAATGTCAGGCAACACACGGGATATGCTGTTACCTAA
- a CDS encoding armadillo-type fold-containing protein: MVKASSFWQQLINQHPNWSLPELKRGSPRQRTFKPFSGPGGMLSFLTIVVAMLLWNWKLFLALLLGVGVMLLVYSMQEWDWESRWSEIHRFLNSPNRRLTLAVGSGGIATVSTYMAAAIWVESNSPWIAAGAIVQGLGTLLTLILLVWQIVSFYGNRAEDNFDRLLLDLTAQDPLKRLIAIRQLTKFITRRKIDHTVQQDAVQCLQLLLSREEEAVIREAAFDSLQALDRLQVVASSPMTPLGVVKSKVQNQKFLTVE, translated from the coding sequence GTGGTAAAGGCTTCGTCTTTTTGGCAGCAATTAATCAACCAGCATCCCAACTGGTCGCTTCCAGAGTTGAAGAGGGGAAGTCCAAGACAACGAACTTTCAAACCTTTCTCTGGGCCAGGAGGAATGCTTAGCTTCCTGACAATTGTTGTTGCTATGCTGCTATGGAACTGGAAACTCTTTTTGGCGCTGCTGTTGGGCGTTGGGGTAATGTTATTGGTGTACTCCATGCAAGAATGGGACTGGGAGTCGCGTTGGTCAGAGATTCACAGGTTTTTAAATAGTCCAAATCGTCGGTTAACGTTAGCTGTTGGTAGTGGCGGAATTGCTACTGTCAGTACTTACATGGCAGCTGCAATCTGGGTTGAATCTAACAGCCCTTGGATTGCTGCTGGTGCTATTGTCCAAGGTTTGGGGACGTTATTAACTTTAATTTTGTTAGTCTGGCAAATCGTCAGCTTCTATGGAAATCGAGCAGAAGATAATTTTGACCGATTGTTGCTCGACCTCACAGCACAAGACCCCTTGAAGCGTTTGATTGCTATACGGCAACTAACTAAATTCATTACACGTAGGAAAATTGATCATACGGTGCAGCAAGATGCTGTCCAATGCTTGCAACTTTTACTTAGTCGAGAGGAGGAAGCAGTAATTAGAGAGGCAGCATTTGACAGTTTGCAAGCTTTGGATCGCCTACAAGTAGTAGCATCTAGCCCAATGACTCCACTTGGTGTAGTCAAGTCCAAAGTCCAAAATCAAAAGTTCTTAACTGTTGAGTGA
- the ftsE gene encoding cell division ATP-binding protein FtsE codes for MRTAIKTPEKTDKSVEREDSTTQQDGSNTPAMVQLRSVTKTYTNGYEALLDVTLEVKQKEFLFITGPSGSGKSTLLKMLYGEELPTQGEVIIDDCNVAALRGDRLSLLRRRIGIVFQDYKLIPQRTVAENVTFVLQAQGYTRKEIQRRLEPTLKLVGLLSKADRFPDQLSGGEQQRVSIARAIVGTPPLLLADEPTGNLDPDNSWQVMQILQKLNAFGATVIVTTHDEQLVRRCNNPVVQVRNGRLYRK; via the coding sequence ATGAGAACTGCTATAAAAACTCCAGAAAAGACTGACAAATCCGTTGAGAGAGAGGATAGTACAACTCAACAGGATGGTAGCAATACGCCTGCAATGGTGCAATTGCGCTCTGTGACAAAGACCTATACCAACGGTTATGAGGCTTTGTTGGATGTCACCCTAGAGGTTAAGCAAAAAGAATTTTTGTTTATCACTGGCCCTAGTGGTTCTGGGAAATCAACACTGTTAAAAATGTTATATGGTGAAGAGTTACCAACACAGGGAGAAGTGATTATTGATGACTGTAATGTAGCAGCTTTGCGGGGCGATCGCTTGTCATTATTGCGGCGACGTATTGGCATTGTGTTTCAAGACTACAAACTGATTCCCCAACGTACTGTGGCGGAAAATGTCACTTTTGTATTGCAAGCTCAGGGGTATACCCGTAAAGAAATTCAAAGACGTTTAGAACCAACTTTGAAACTGGTGGGTTTGCTTTCTAAAGCTGACCGTTTTCCCGATCAGCTTTCTGGTGGAGAGCAACAGCGCGTGAGTATTGCGCGGGCGATCGTCGGTACACCGCCATTGCTTTTAGCAGATGAGCCAACAGGAAACCTTGATCCAGATAATTCCTGGCAAGTGATGCAGATTCTCCAAAAGTTAAATGCCTTTGGAGCAACAGTAATTGTCACCACTCACGATGAACAACTCGTGCGTCGGTGCAACAATCCAGTGGTACAAGTCCGCAACGGACGACTGTATAGAAAATAG
- a CDS encoding DUF2470 domain-containing protein, whose product MSEKFSAEISDRICNHMNEDHSDAVVVYAKAFGGVTNATAAQMLSINSEGMDLTAQVNGETVPVRIQFDHILADAEDAHQTLIAMVKQARIQANQK is encoded by the coding sequence ATGTCTGAAAAGTTTTCTGCCGAAATTAGCGATCGCATCTGTAACCACATGAACGAAGATCATAGTGATGCAGTAGTTGTTTATGCCAAAGCTTTTGGTGGTGTCACGAATGCGACAGCAGCACAAATGCTGTCAATTAACTCTGAGGGAATGGATTTAACAGCACAAGTAAATGGTGAAACTGTACCAGTTCGTATTCAGTTTGATCATATTTTAGCTGATGCAGAAGATGCTCACCAAACTTTGATTGCAATGGTGAAGCAAGCAAGAATTCAAGCAAATCAGAAATAG
- a CDS encoding DUF4330 domain-containing protein, whose product MAILDSKGRLFGKINILDFAAVLVILVVIFGIFVFPGTTGSVAQVGSKTVPIEVDLVVRGLNVRDPERLFDNGFNKGGKTNVIIRNQPYGQIGIKSIQVLPRTVNVSQPDGTVKELPDPKANNFSTDMLLTLEGKAQVNESGPVLGNSKVKIGMPFELEGYNYNFNATVIDIRVKDK is encoded by the coding sequence ATGGCTATTTTAGATTCCAAAGGTCGCTTGTTCGGTAAAATTAACATTCTTGATTTCGCTGCTGTGCTGGTCATTCTGGTAGTTATATTTGGCATCTTTGTTTTTCCAGGCACTACTGGTTCTGTTGCCCAAGTCGGTAGTAAAACAGTACCCATCGAGGTAGATTTAGTAGTTCGTGGTTTGAATGTACGTGACCCTGAACGATTATTTGACAACGGATTCAATAAAGGCGGTAAAACTAATGTGATTATCCGCAATCAACCCTATGGCCAGATTGGAATTAAATCTATTCAAGTGCTACCTAGAACAGTAAATGTTTCCCAACCCGATGGTACAGTTAAAGAATTGCCCGATCCCAAAGCTAACAACTTTAGTACAGATATGCTGTTGACATTAGAAGGCAAAGCCCAAGTCAACGAAAGCGGCCCAGTTTTAGGTAATAGCAAAGTAAAAATTGGTATGCCCTTTGAATTAGAAGGCTATAACTATAACTTTAATGCAACTGTCATCGATATCAGAGTGAAAGATAAATAG
- a CDS encoding alpha/beta hydrolase: MFQPQGFEQRSIITSLGKMAYYTATGSPWQNEAIAKGEKETLVFLHAFGGGSSAYEWSKVYPAFAAEYRILAPDLIGWGRSEHPARNYQIDDYLTTIREFFQQTCTGPVTAIASSLTAAFIIRVAIAHPELFKSLILVTPAGLSDFGENYSRSFFAQIVSIPFVDRLLYSTGVATSNGIRSFLEQRQFAQPNRIYDEIVEAYLQSAQQPNAEYAALSFVRGDLCFDLSLYIQQLTTPTAIIWGQQSEFTGPEIGRRLAQNNPQAIRIFQQLENVGLTPQLELPAVTIGLIRQVLPLLN; this comes from the coding sequence ATGTTTCAGCCACAGGGATTTGAGCAACGCTCGATAATTACCTCACTAGGTAAAATGGCATACTATACTGCTACTGGCTCACCTTGGCAGAACGAGGCAATCGCCAAAGGTGAAAAGGAAACTTTGGTGTTCCTGCACGCTTTTGGTGGTGGGTCTTCTGCTTATGAGTGGTCGAAAGTTTATCCAGCCTTTGCTGCTGAATATCGGATTTTGGCACCAGATTTAATCGGTTGGGGTAGATCCGAGCATCCAGCACGGAATTACCAGATTGATGATTATTTAACCACAATTCGGGAGTTTTTCCAGCAAACTTGTACAGGGCCAGTGACAGCGATCGCTTCTTCCTTGACAGCAGCCTTTATAATTCGAGTAGCGATCGCCCATCCCGAATTATTCAAGTCTTTAATTCTGGTCACACCTGCGGGACTGTCGGACTTTGGTGAAAATTACTCCCGTAGCTTTTTTGCCCAGATAGTCAGTATTCCTTTTGTTGATCGGTTGCTATATAGCACTGGAGTTGCTACAAGTAACGGTATTCGCAGTTTCTTAGAACAACGGCAATTTGCCCAACCTAATCGAATTTATGATGAAATTGTAGAAGCCTATTTACAATCTGCCCAGCAACCCAATGCTGAGTATGCGGCGCTATCTTTTGTACGTGGCGACTTGTGCTTTGATTTATCACTTTACATTCAACAATTGACAACTCCCACTGCGATTATTTGGGGACAACAATCAGAATTTACCGGCCCTGAAATTGGTCGTCGTCTTGCCCAGAATAATCCCCAAGCAATCCGAATATTTCAACAGTTGGAAAATGTGGGATTAACACCACAGTTAGAACTACCAGCGGTAACAATTGGGTTAATTCGCCAGGTTTTACCTTTGCTGAATTAG
- a CDS encoding serine/threonine protein phosphatase, giving the protein MSESSQRRIVIGDVHGHYEGLMILLEAIAPASDDQVYFLGDLIDRGPHSSHVVNFVKRNNYACLLGNHEQMLINILTSESIPKPAMQAWLYSGGQATIASYQEAPIPDEHLDWFKALPTYLDLGDIWLTHAGVHPSIPLAEQTAEQFCWIRDEFHSIQQPYFPDKLIIIGHTITFTLPGVTPGKLAQGQGWLDIDTGAYHPRSGWLTGLDITNNLIYQINVFSNCLRTLPLTEGVISVEPSQVSDRRHKRA; this is encoded by the coding sequence ATGAGCGAATCTAGCCAACGTCGAATTGTTATTGGGGATGTGCATGGTCACTATGAAGGTTTGATGATATTGTTGGAGGCGATCGCTCCGGCATCAGACGATCAAGTCTATTTTCTCGGAGACTTAATTGATCGTGGCCCTCATAGCTCACATGTAGTTAATTTTGTCAAACGAAATAATTATGCCTGTCTGCTGGGAAATCATGAGCAGATGTTAATCAACATTCTCACTAGCGAGAGCATTCCCAAGCCAGCGATGCAAGCATGGCTGTACAGTGGTGGGCAAGCAACCATAGCCAGTTACCAAGAAGCCCCCATTCCCGACGAACATTTGGATTGGTTTAAGGCGCTGCCTACATATCTCGATTTGGGAGATATTTGGTTAACTCATGCTGGCGTTCATCCTTCCATACCTTTAGCAGAACAAACTGCTGAGCAATTTTGCTGGATTAGAGATGAATTTCACAGCATTCAACAGCCATACTTTCCTGATAAACTAATTATCATTGGCCATACTATAACTTTTACTCTACCGGGTGTGACTCCTGGTAAACTCGCACAAGGGCAAGGGTGGCTAGATATAGATACTGGTGCTTATCATCCCCGCAGTGGTTGGTTGACTGGATTAGACATTACAAATAACCTGATTTATCAAATCAACGTTTTTAGTAACTGCCTGCGTACCCTGCCTTTAACAGAAGGGGTAATCAGTGTTGAACCATCCCAAGTCAGCGATCGCCGCCATAAGCGAGCATAA